A region of the Yarrowia lipolytica chromosome 1C, complete sequence genome:
GTGtctctcaacctcaatgGCGACGCTCCTCCTATTTATGCCACTTAACTAATTATCTTTTTATGAAATGAGAAAACTGAGAAGCTGCCGTAGAGATCATGTAACGCCCCCTACGTAGAGCTTTGGATATGGCGATCGTTAATTATACAGAATCTAAATGGTATCGTGAGTTGTCATACGTCGTAGGTATGATCACTTTCGTCCCGGGAAGGAGCCGTAACCAGTGGGAGCAAAAGTGACCAGGTTTCGGTTCAGATACTGAACCTCGGCAGCCACACCACCAGGAGCATCGTAGTCAGCAGTGATGACAGAAATAGAAGAGTAGCAGCCCCACTTGGTGACCACATCTGTCTCATCAGGCAAGAAGCAGTCACCGTTGAAACATGCCCGCAGAGCGTCAGTCTTGAGGTTCTCGTCTTCATCAAAGACTCCACTGGTCTCGTTGAAGATAAGCTTGTAGGTGGCCGCTCCTCGTCCGGTCTGACGGGTGAAGATGGGCTTGGGGTCCACACACTTGCCAGTGGGATCAATATCTCCAACGTTGGGGAGGTTGACAGAAATGCCGACTCCGATGGGAAGCACAGAGGGTCGGCCCTTGGCGTTCTCcagcaggttcttgacAATGGCAGTGGAGGCCTTGGCGTAGATCTTGTGGGCAGAAGTTTCGGAGTTGGAAGCGTTGGCGTAGTAGGTGTGGTCGTTGTTTCCGGAGAAGGCCACTGCAGGAACTCCTCGAAGAATAGAGGTGTACATGGCTCCCTCGGTTCCAGACAGAGTGTAGACGAAGGGGCCGAGGTTCCAGCCCTCGTTGGGTCCGGAGACAACGAGATCAACAGTAGTGTTGGGGTAGAACTTGGGCAGAGCGTAGTCAAAACCGAACGACACGGCGGCTCCAGGAGTGCCGTCAAAGTACCAGATGTGATCGTCTTTTTCGTCGTGAGCCCAAGAGGG
Encoded here:
- a CDS encoding uncharacterized protein (Compare to YALI0C19866g:2, highly similar to uniprot|P30887 Yarrowia lipolytica Acid phosphatase precursor (EC 3.1.3.2) PHO2), with the protein product MKLSSLIVPCLASLALAQTNATAHNSTVPHENSKTTIVVTNDDSWASANIRAFYDALKKEGYNVFMFAPAVQQSGTGGTFNLPTNATLAKGAEWQTAPAGAPSWAHDEKDDHIWYFDGTPGAAVSFGFDYALPKFYPNTTVDLVVSGPNEGWNLGPFVYTLSGTEGAMYTSILRGVPAVAFSGNNDHTYYANASNSETSAHKIYAKASTAIVKNLLENAKGRPSVLPIGVGISVNLPNVGDIDPTGKCVDPKPIFTRQTGRGAATYKLIFNETSGVFDEDENLKTDALRACFNGDCFLPDETDVVTKWGCYSSISVITADYDAPGGVAAEVQYLNRNLVTFAPTGYGSFPGRK